The genome window ATGCCGATGATCCGCCCCCCCCTTGAACCTGTGCACGAGCCCCGCGATCAGCCCGGAGAGGACCGTGGCGAGGGAACAGGCGACGCAGGAGATCCCGCCCAGCGCGAGGCGGTGCAGCCCGCCGACGAGCCCGACGGCGAGCCCGGCGTAGGGGCCCGCGACGAGCCCCGCGACGATGGGGGAGAGATCCCGGATGTTGGTGATGGCCCCAAAAACCCCCTGGATCCCGATGTACGTCCCGAATATGGAGAATGCACCGAAGATCCCAATGAAAATGGAGTGATCCTGGAACGTTCCTTTCTTGACGATCACGTTCCTGACGGGCCCTAATTTCGTGGCGATCTCCATGAAGACGAAGATGAAGATCTCCGTTGCCGCAAAGAGCGTCAGGTAATCCCCGATCATGCTGTGGGTCATGCCGGCCGCGGACAAGGGGAACCATTCCGGGAATCTGTACCAAGGGAGATGGCCGGTCCACGGCTTATAGTCACCGGGATTGTCCCGGCCCGCTGGGGGGCAGGAACCGTTGCCGAGGGGAGCGAGGGGACCCGCATACCTTCATCATCCACGAAAGAGAACACGGGATCCATGGGGCTTGTCATCGCTGTCGACCTCGGGGCGACCCGGACGCGTGCGGCGGTCTTCCGGGACGGCTCGCGGGCAGGGGAGAAGGTCGAGGAGAAGACGCCCTCCGGCACGCCCGACCCCGCCGCCCTCGTCTCGTTCCTCGCGCGCATCGCGCGCAAGGCCGCGAAGGGCACCCGGGGGGAGATCGGCGCGATAGGGCTCTCGGTCGCGGGCCCGGTCGACATCCGCCGGGGAATCCTGAAGAACCCGCCGAACATGGCGGTCCGCGACGTCCCCCTCTGCGATGCCCTCTCGCGGGAGTTCGGCGTCCCGGTCCGGATGGTCAACGACTGCCACGCGGGGCTCCTCGGCGAGCTTTCCGCGGGTGCCGCCCGCGGGAGGGACAACGTCGTGTACGTCACCCTCTCGACCGGGATAGGCGGCGGCGTCTACGAGAACGGGAGGGTCCTCCTCGGCAGGTCGGGCAGCGCGGTCGAGATCGGCCACCTCCACGTGGACGATACCTACGACCTCTCCTGCAGCTGCGGCCACCGCGGCCACTGGGAGGCCTACTCCTCGGGGAGGTTCCTCCCCTCGTTCTTTTCCCAGTGGTGCCGCTACCACGGGAGACCGCACTGGGGACCCGGGAATGCCCGCGACATCTTCGCGTCCGCCCGGCATGGGGACGACGACGTCCTCCGGTTCGTCCGCGACCTCGTCCGGATCAATGCCCGCGGCGTCTCGGACGTCATCGTCGCGTACGACCCCGAGCTCGTCGTCTTCGATGGGTCGGTGGTGCGGCACAATGCAGACCTCCTCCTCGACCCGCTCCCCTCCGAGGTCGACAGGTTCCTCGACGTCCCGGAGATGGTCCTCTCGGGCCTCGGCGGGGACGCCCCGCTCGTCGGGGCGGCGATCATCGCGGAGGGGTACGCGACGCCGTACGGGGACTTCGGCGTGGTCTAGGGGGACGCGCCGCGCGTCGGGGAGGACCGGCAGGGGGCGGGAAGGGAAATACTCCATCGCTTTTCGCACGCGATCCAAAAGGGAGTGCTGCGGGTGGGATCCGAACCCACGACCTCCAGATATCTCAGATGATGGGCGTTTGTCTCCTGCTCAAAACCCTATGAGTCTGGCGCCCTAACCAGCTAGGCCACCGCAGCGCAACGGAAAGTGCATAATAGTGACGCGGTGCACGCTCTTAAAGGTTCTGTTTCCGCGGTAAAAAGCGTCGGGGGTTTTTCCCGCTCACTTCCCCCCCTGCCCGTGGAGGTAGGCGGCGACGGCCCCCGCGATGGCCGCGACCTGCTTGCCCTGCCGGAGGGACGCGGCGAGCGTCTGCATCCGCGCCTCCTCCTCGCGGACGTACCGGGGGAGCGTCTTTGTCATGTGCTCCTCCTCGAGGAAGTGGGTGTGCGTCTCGCCCCGGACGAAGTGCGGGTTGTGCATGATCGCGTGGTGGAGGGGGAGCGTCGTCTTCACCCCGATGATGACGTACTCGTAGATCGCCCTCCGCATCCGGGCGATCGCCTCGTTCCGGTCGGCACCCCACGCGCAGAGCTTCGCGATCATCGAGTCGTACGTCGGCGGGATGGAGTACCCCATGTGGATCCCCGAGTCGACGCGGATGCCGGGGCCGCCGGGCGAGCGGTACTTGAGGATCTTGCCCGGGTCCGCGGTGAAGTTGTTGAGCGGGTCCTCGGCGTTGATCCGGCACTCGATCGCGTGGCCCCGGATCGTGACGTCCTCCTGGTCGAACGGGAGCGCCTCGCCCGCCGCGACCGCGATCTGGAGCTTCACGAGGTCCCTGCCCGTGATGAGTTCCGTCACCGTGTGCTCCACCTGCAGGCGCGTGTTCATCTCCATGAAGTAGTAGTTCCCGTCGGCGTACAGGAACTCGACCGTCCCCGCGTTCGTGTAGTCCGAGGCCCTCGCGACCGCGATCGCGGAGGCCGCCATCCGCTCGCGCAGCTCGGGCGTCATGATCGGGCAGGGGGCCTCCTCCACGAGCTTCTGGTGGCGCCTCTGGATCGAGCACTCGCGGTCGTAGAGGTGGAGGACGTGGCCATGCTCGTCGGCGATGACCTGGAACTCGATGTGCCGCGGTTTCTCGAGGTACTTCTCGATGAAGACCGTCGGGTCCCCGAACGCCGACTGGGCCAATCGCTGCCCCGCCTCGATCGCGGACCGGAGCTGGGATTCGTCCCTCGCGATCTGCATGCCGATCCCCCCGCCCCCGGCGCTCGCCTTCACGATGACGGGGTACCCGATCCCGGCCGCGACCTCGCACGCCTCGTCCGGGTCCGAGATCCCGCCCTCGGTTCCCGGGAGTACGGGGACGCCCGCCCTGCGCATCATCTGCTTGGACTCGACCTTGGACCCCATCGCCCGGATGGACTTCCACGAGGGCCCGATGAAGACGATCCCCTCCTCCTCGCAGAGCTTCGCGAACCTGTGGTTCTCGGCGAGGAACCCGTAGCCGGGGTGGATCGCCTCGGCCCCGGACTTCCGGGCGATGTCCACGATCCGCTCCATGTTGAGGTAGCTCTTCGCAGGCGGCGCCTCGCCGACGAGGAACGCCTCGTCCGCGTACTTCACGTGGAGGGCTTCCGCGTCCACGGTCGAGTAGATCGCGACCGTCTCTATCCCGAGCTCCCTGCAGGCCCGCATCACCCGGATCGCGATCTCCCCGCGGTTCGCGACGAGGATCTTCTCGAAGTACGTCACTTTACCACCATGAGCACGTCCCCGCTCTGGACCACGTCGCCCTGGTCGACGAAGATCTCCTCCACCTTCCCGTCGACGGGGCTGTGGATCGGGTTCTCCATCTTCATCGCCTCGAGCACGAGGAGGGTGTCGCCCTTCTTCACGCGGGCACCCCTGCTCGCGAGGATCTTGAGGACCATTCCCTGCATGTGAGCCTTTATCCCGCCGGGGATGTCGCCCCGCGGGATCTTCCCCTGCGGGGAGGGCATCGCCTGGACGATCGCGCTCCCCCCGACCGAGAGGATCCGCACCGAGAAGACCTCGCCGTCCACCTCGACCTCCATCGCGTGCGGGAGCGCCGGGACCGCGGGCGCGGCCTGTTTCTTTGCCGGGATCTCCTCGGGCTTCTTCTCGCCCCGGAGGAAGGCGGGGGCGATCGCCGGGTACAGGATGTAGGTGAGGACGTCCTCCTCCTTCCTGACGAAGCCCTCGGCGATGGCCTGTGCCCGCATCTTCTCGTAGGCGGGCTCGAGGAGGTCTGCCGGCCGCACCGTGATCACGGGCTCGTCCCCGATGATCTTCTTCTTAATCTCCTCGGGGATCGGCCCCGGCGGCCGCCCGTAAAGGCCGCGGACGTAGTCCTTCACCTCGTTCGTGACGTTCCTGTACCGCTCGCCCCCGAGGATGACGTTGAAGACCGCCTGCGTCCCCACGATCTGGGAGGTCGGGGTGACGAGCGGCGGGTACCCGAGGTCGCGCCGCACCCGCGGGATCTCCTCGAAGACCGCCTCGAGCTTGTCGAGCGCGTCCTGCTCCTTCAACTGGGAGACGAGGTTCGAGATCATCCCGCCGGGCAGCTGGTAGAGGAGGACGTCGGAATCGATCCGCTCGGAGATGGGGTCGAGGATCCCCGCGTACTTCTCCCGGATCCTCTGGCACTCGTTCCGGACGGCCCGCAGCTTGTGCAGGTCAATCCCGGTGTCCCTCGGCGTGCCCGAAAGCGACGCGACCACGCTCTCGGTCGGGGGCTGGGAAGTCCCCATCGAGAACGGCGACATCGCGGTGTCGAGGATGTCGACCCCCGCCTCGATCGCGGCCTGGTAGCTCATCGGCGCGATCCCGCTCGTGCAGTGGCAGTGGAGGTCGAGCGGGAGGTCGACCCTCTCCTTGATCCGCGTCACGAGGTCGTGCGCCGCCGCCGGCATGATGAGGCCCGCCATGTCCTTGATGCATATGGAGTCGCAGTCGAGGGCGGCGAGCTCCTCTGCCATCTGCGCGAAGAGCTCGTTTGAGTGGACGGGGCTCGTCGTGTAGCATATCGTGCCCTGGAGGTGGGCCCCCGTCTCCTTCACCCGCTTCATCGCCCGCGTCATGTTCCGTATGTCGTTGAGTGCGTCAAAGACGCGGAAGATGTCCACGCCGTTCCTGTGGGCCGCGTCCACGAACCTGTCCACGACGTCGTCGGGGTAGTGGCGGTACCCTACGAGGTTCTGGCCCCGGAGGAGCATCTGGACCGGCGTCCTGCGCAGCTCCTCTTTCAGCATCCTGAGGCGGTCCCACGGGTCCTCCGCGAGGTAACGGATGGCCGAGTCGAACGTCGCCCCGCCCCACGCCTCGACGGAGAAGAACCCGACGTCGTCGATGAGGCGCGCGAGCGTGAGCATGTCCTCTGTCCGCATGCGCGTCGCGATTAGGGACTGGTGGGCGTCCCGCAGCGTCGTGTCGGTGATGGCAACTTTTCCTGCGCGTGGCATCAGGGGAACCTCCGGGCCTCGGGCGAGCTTCCGGGCAGGGCAGGAGCTAAACCTCTCAATCCTTCATTGCGATAGTATAAAAAATTCTCCGATTGGTAAAAACGCCGCGATCCCGGCGGCGAGCGCGGCCGCCGCGAGGATGACGTCGCCGCGGGTCGTCTCGAACCGGGCGCAGGCAGACCCGCCCCGCGTGTAGCCCCTCGCGACGAGGATATCGGCCTGCTCCGGTGCCCTCGCGAGCGTCTCCCACAGGAGGCCGGTCGCGACGGGCCCGACGGCGCGGATGCCCCACGGGATCCCCTTCTGGGAGAGTGCCCACCGGTACCGCGTCACCTCGTCTTTCAGGTGGGCGAGGCCCGAGAGGGCGATCTCCCCCGCAAGGCCGCAGTCAAAGCCGGTCCCCTCCCCGAGCAGCCACGTCGCGACCCCGAGGAACTCGCCGGGCCCATGGTGCTGGAATGCGTAGACCGCGACGAGGAGGACGGCCGCGAGCCGGGTGCTGTAGGAGACCCACTCCCCGCCCGTCGCGAGGAGGACGAGCGCGACCACGGGGAGCGGCGAGAAGACGAGGAGCGGCCAGCGGGACCTCCACAGGCGGAGGGGCCCGGAGACCGTGCACGCCCACCAGAGGAGCGCGAGGAGGGCGCCGTGGACCGACGCGAAGGCGGCGGCCGAGAGGACGGCTACCGAGAGGAGCCGGAGCCGCGGGTCCTTCACCCTCCCCTCCCCCCCTCTCCCCCGCCCCCGCGGCGGTCCCGCCGGCAGAGCGTGTGCCCCGAAAACTCCCACGCGCTGTCGGCCCGGGGGAGGAAGTGCCGCTCGTGGGTGCAGACGACCGCGATCCGGGCCCCGCCGCCCCGCACTGCCTCGAGCGCGCGGCAGAGCCACGCCTTCCCCGGGCAGTCGAGCCCGCTGTAGGGCTCGTCGAGGACGAGGAGGTCGTCGCCGCGGAGGAGGATGCAGGCGAGGAGGAACCGCTTCAGCTCGCCGCGGGAGAGGGACAGGGGATCCCTCCCCCCCGTGACCGGGAGCCCGGCGAGGGAGAGCGCCGCAGTCGCGTCCACCCCGAACGATCCCGCCTCCTCGCGGAGGGATCTCTCCGTGACGTGCCACTCGGGGAACGGGAAGAGGATCGAGGACCGCGCGATCCCCTCCCGCCGGACGGCCCCCTCGTCCGGGGGCAGGATCCCCGCCGCGACGAGCGCGACCGTCGTCTTCCCCGCCCCGACGGGCCCCGTCACGAGGTGGATGCCGGCCGGGAAGACGGCGGATGCCCGGATCGTGACGTCCCCGCGCCGCACGGCCACCCGGTCAAGGACGAGCTCCATCCTCCCCCCTCCACGACGGCGGGAACCAGCACGTCCCCTCGAGGGCGGGGAAGACCGAATCCGGCCTCCCCGCGTGGAGGACGCGGCCGGCCCCGAGGAAGACCACGAAGTCCGCGGACGCGGCGATCTCCATGTCCTGCGTGCACCACACGGCGTGCCGGGCACCGGAGCCCCTGATGCACGCCCTCGCCCTCTCCACGGTCCCCGCGTCGAGGTGGGAGTCCCACTCGTCCAGCACGAGGAGCGCGGGGCGGGCGGCGATCGCGGCCGCGAGGGCGCAGAGGACCTGTTCCCCGCCCGAGAGGTCCCGTACCTGCCGGGAGAGGAGGTGCCCGATCCCCGCGGCGGCCGCGGCGCGGGAGACCTCGCGTTCCACCTCGCTGCACGGGGCATGGCGGAACATGAGCGGGGAGGCGACCTCCATGGAGACGGTGGGGAAGAGGAAGTTCCTCCCGGGGAACTCGTGGACGAACCCCCGGGGGACCGCCGCCGGCGGCACGCCGTCGACGAGGACCGATCCCCTCTCCGGCACGCGGATCCCGGCGAGGAGGCGGAGCAGCGTCGTCTTCCCGCTCCCGTTCTCCCCCGTGACGACCGAGAGGCCCGGGGGGATCTCGAGCCGGGGGATCGAGAGGATCCCGTGGGAGAGGCCCTCGACCACGATCACGGCCCGCCGACACCCCCCGGTCGCCCGCCCGCGGCGCGGGAGACCCTCCCCGCGATCGCGTACGCGGCGGCCGCCTTGACGACGTCTCCCGGGACGAAGGGGACGGCCCCCACGAGGACGGCGGCGGGGAGCGGCATCCCGGTGGAAGAGGAGAGCCACGCGACCCCGCAGGCGTAGACGAGCGCGGTCCCCGCGGCGAGCCCCGCCACCCTGACCCACCCGCGCCCCGACTCGAAGCAGAGCCCCGAGACGAGCGCGGCGGGGAGGAACCCCGCGAGGTACCCCCCCGTCGGCCCGAGGAAGACCCCGATCCCCGCCGCGCCGTTGTGGAAGACGGGGAACCCGAGCGCCCCGAGGAGGAGGTAGAGGGAGACAGGGACGACCGCGTGCCTCCCCATGGTCCCCGCCGAGAGGAAGAGGGCGAGGGTCTGGAGGGTGAGGGGGACGGGCACGAAGGGGACCGAGACCCACGATCCCGCGGCGAGGAGCGCGGCAAACGTCCCTGCCCTCGCGACGAAGAGTGCCCTCTCACGTCCCTGCAGCATCGTCAACCGGGAAAATTTTCGCGGTTGACGAATTAATCCTGCCGCTGGATGCAGTCCCCCGCGATGACGCGCTCTATCTTGCCGTTGTCCTTCCGGACGAGGAGGGCGCCGTACTCGTCGATGTCGATCGCCTCGCCCTCGAAGCTCGACTTCAGGGTGGTGATCTGGACCCTCCGCTCGAGCGTGCAGGAGAGGCTCTTCCACTCCCGGATGATCGACTCGTACTCGCCCGCCTCGAGGAGCATGTACCGGCTCTCGAACTCCCGCAGCACCCTCGCGAGGAGGGCGGAGCGGTCGATGTCGTGGCCCACCTCCATGCTCACCGACGTGACGGCCTGGGGGACCTGCGAGAGCTCTTCGGGAGAGACGTTCGCGTCGATCCCGATCCCGAGGAGGGCGTAGTGGACCTGGTCTGCCTCGGCGGAGATCTCGAGGAGGAGGCCCGCGACCTTCTTGTCCCCGATGTACACGTCGTTGGGCCACTTGATCAGGGCACCGACGTCGTACTCCTTGTTGAGCGCCCGGGCCACCGCGATGGATCCCGCCATCGTGATCATGAAGACCCTGTCGATGGGGATCGCGGGGTGGAGGATGACCGTCACCCATATCCCGCCCCGCGGCGAGATCCACGAGCGGCCGAGCCTCCCCATGCCGCCCGTCTGCTGCTCGGCGATGATGACCGTCCCGTGGAGGGCAGCCGCG of Methanolinea sp. contains these proteins:
- a CDS encoding ROK family protein, which encodes MGLVIAVDLGATRTRAAVFRDGSRAGEKVEEKTPSGTPDPAALVSFLARIARKAAKGTRGEIGAIGLSVAGPVDIRRGILKNPPNMAVRDVPLCDALSREFGVPVRMVNDCHAGLLGELSAGAARGRDNVVYVTLSTGIGGGVYENGRVLLGRSGSAVEIGHLHVDDTYDLSCSCGHRGHWEAYSSGRFLPSFFSQWCRYHGRPHWGPGNARDIFASARHGDDDVLRFVRDLVRINARGVSDVIVAYDPELVVFDGSVVRHNADLLLDPLPSEVDRFLDVPEMVLSGLGGDAPLVGAAIIAEGYATPYGDFGVV
- a CDS encoding acetyl-CoA carboxylase biotin carboxylase subunit, translating into MTYFEKILVANRGEIAIRVMRACRELGIETVAIYSTVDAEALHVKYADEAFLVGEAPPAKSYLNMERIVDIARKSGAEAIHPGYGFLAENHRFAKLCEEEGIVFIGPSWKSIRAMGSKVESKQMMRRAGVPVLPGTEGGISDPDEACEVAAGIGYPVIVKASAGGGGIGMQIARDESQLRSAIEAGQRLAQSAFGDPTVFIEKYLEKPRHIEFQVIADEHGHVLHLYDRECSIQRRHQKLVEEAPCPIMTPELRERMAASAIAVARASDYTNAGTVEFLYADGNYYFMEMNTRLQVEHTVTELITGRDLVKLQIAVAAGEALPFDQEDVTIRGHAIECRINAEDPLNNFTADPGKILKYRSPGGPGIRVDSGIHMGYSIPPTYDSMIAKLCAWGADRNEAIARMRRAIYEYVIIGVKTTLPLHHAIMHNPHFVRGETHTHFLEEEHMTKTLPRYVREEEARMQTLAASLRQGKQVAAIAGAVAAYLHGQGGK
- the oadA gene encoding sodium-extruding oxaloacetate decarboxylase subunit alpha, with the protein product MPRAGKVAITDTTLRDAHQSLIATRMRTEDMLTLARLIDDVGFFSVEAWGGATFDSAIRYLAEDPWDRLRMLKEELRRTPVQMLLRGQNLVGYRHYPDDVVDRFVDAAHRNGVDIFRVFDALNDIRNMTRAMKRVKETGAHLQGTICYTTSPVHSNELFAQMAEELAALDCDSICIKDMAGLIMPAAAHDLVTRIKERVDLPLDLHCHCTSGIAPMSYQAAIEAGVDILDTAMSPFSMGTSQPPTESVVASLSGTPRDTGIDLHKLRAVRNECQRIREKYAGILDPISERIDSDVLLYQLPGGMISNLVSQLKEQDALDKLEAVFEEIPRVRRDLGYPPLVTPTSQIVGTQAVFNVILGGERYRNVTNEVKDYVRGLYGRPPGPIPEEIKKKIIGDEPVITVRPADLLEPAYEKMRAQAIAEGFVRKEEDVLTYILYPAIAPAFLRGEKKPEEIPAKKQAAPAVPALPHAMEVEVDGEVFSVRILSVGGSAIVQAMPSPQGKIPRGDIPGGIKAHMQGMVLKILASRGARVKKGDTLLVLEAMKMENPIHSPVDGKVEEIFVDQGDVVQSGDVLMVVK
- a CDS encoding ATP-binding cassette domain-containing protein — encoded protein: MELVLDRVAVRRGDVTIRASAVFPAGIHLVTGPVGAGKTTVALVAAGILPPDEGAVRREGIARSSILFPFPEWHVTERSLREEAGSFGVDATAALSLAGLPVTGGRDPLSLSRGELKRFLLACILLRGDDLLVLDEPYSGLDCPGKAWLCRALEAVRGGGARIAVVCTHERHFLPRADSAWEFSGHTLCRRDRRGGGGEGGRGG
- a CDS encoding energy-coupling factor ABC transporter ATP-binding protein, which translates into the protein MIVVEGLSHGILSIPRLEIPPGLSVVTGENGSGKTTLLRLLAGIRVPERGSVLVDGVPPAAVPRGFVHEFPGRNFLFPTVSMEVASPLMFRHAPCSEVEREVSRAAAAAGIGHLLSRQVRDLSGGEQVLCALAAAIAARPALLVLDEWDSHLDAGTVERARACIRGSGARHAVWCTQDMEIAASADFVVFLGAGRVLHAGRPDSVFPALEGTCWFPPSWRGEDGARP
- a CDS encoding biotin transporter BioY — encoded protein: MLQGRERALFVARAGTFAALLAAGSWVSVPFVPVPLTLQTLALFLSAGTMGRHAVVPVSLYLLLGALGFPVFHNGAAGIGVFLGPTGGYLAGFLPAALVSGLCFESGRGWVRVAGLAAGTALVYACGVAWLSSSTGMPLPAAVLVGAVPFVPGDVVKAAAAYAIAGRVSRAAGGRPGGVGGP
- a CDS encoding biotin--[acetyl-CoA-carboxylase] ligase, with translation MHEAAFRVLEVLETSDGPVTGEKISNVLGISRSAVWKHIKELINMGYDIQVSHREGYRLKKGSSRLLPYEVHKKLRTKVMGRSMRYYESTVSTNWVAKQMLREEDAAALHGTVIIAEQQTGGMGRLGRSWISPRGGIWVTVILHPAIPIDRVFMITMAGSIAVARALNKEYDVGALIKWPNDVYIGDKKVAGLLLEISAEADQVHYALLGIGIDANVSPEELSQVPQAVTSVSMEVGHDIDRSALLARVLREFESRYMLLEAGEYESIIREWKSLSCTLERRVQITTLKSSFEGEAIDIDEYGALLVRKDNGKIERVIAGDCIQRQD